The Salegentibacter mishustinae genome includes a window with the following:
- a CDS encoding SusC/RagA family TonB-linked outer membrane protein, with protein sequence MKNKLHGILTLLLAFVVQFTFAQEKVVTGTVIDEDGLPLPGVNVIEKGTTNGTQTNFDGEYSLSVDIGDVVTFSYVGFGTQEITVGEADVYDITLGTDAAALNEVVVVGYGTATRQSFAGSATTIDTENLETKNFANVSQALAGEVAGVNVINTSGQPGTASTIRIRGFGSVNGNRDPLYVVDGVPFTGSINSINPADIKSTTVLKDATATAIYGSRGSNGVILLTTKTGTSGEDYVEVDVKTGVNDQVIPRYDVISSPETYIGLVWEGIYNRGVITGDANGNPVQYANQRLFTDNYVPAGYNLWNVDSASELINPDTRMVRDGVTRKYTPERYEDATFDAAIRTEANVRFGGGNEKTSYFASAGYLNDNGYAVNTGYDRYTTRLNVKSQVKEWLNVAANIGYAYSERMANGQTEGSENVFEFADKTAPIFGVFLRDDEGQLVPDPVFGGNQYDYGSFSGFRTRPQSDGLNPVGSALYDYVNTDRHELNGSFALDFTITDHLTFETKFGAQYAMNRYTSADNPFYGPAQGDGGTLFKADTETLTTNFLQLLRYENQFGDHSVDALIAHESNDFDLNYNTAFKTKAVAADIYELNNYVVAASPATGYNEGRSIESYFGQVNYNYLDTYYLTGSVRRDGSSRFVNEKWGTFGSVGAAWVASNEDFLANSDLFSFLKFKASYGITGDEAGVGYYSGYDTFSINNLNDEISLSTLGNGNPDLTWETSKMFQVGTEFGLGRWLDGAIDYYIKNTEDQIFSRRVGPSQGIAIITVNDGDLRNAGLEFNLTGHLVQTKDFNLDLSVNGEVLENEITKMPLDPSTGEERILDVSNAPFAYSEGRSIFDIYTREYAGVDPANGAPLWYQYFNDANSNGTLDAGEDAIQSMAIYMDGNPDANVERQVTDTYANATEKYIGKSAIPDVRGGMRLSGNWKNFNFGAQLVYSLGGHAVDFQYAELMSDRFGAVGNNYHSDILNRWQNPGDITNVPALTDNAFVNGTSTSSRFVTSTDYLALNNVRLGYTIPEEMFGNTGINYVNLYVSGDNLYVNTARDGFLPNTAENGNSGRRLYAPLTTVTAGVRVKF encoded by the coding sequence ATGAAAAACAAATTACATGGAATTCTTACGCTACTATTAGCGTTTGTAGTGCAATTTACATTTGCACAGGAAAAAGTGGTGACTGGTACAGTCATCGATGAAGATGGTTTGCCCTTACCCGGGGTGAACGTTATTGAAAAGGGTACTACTAATGGTACTCAAACTAATTTTGACGGGGAGTATAGTCTTTCTGTAGATATAGGTGACGTTGTTACCTTTAGTTATGTAGGTTTCGGTACTCAGGAAATTACTGTTGGGGAGGCCGATGTTTATGATATTACGCTTGGCACAGATGCTGCTGCCTTGAATGAAGTGGTAGTAGTAGGATATGGTACCGCAACAAGGCAATCTTTTGCTGGTTCTGCAACTACTATTGATACAGAAAATTTAGAAACCAAAAACTTTGCTAACGTTTCTCAGGCTTTAGCAGGGGAAGTTGCCGGTGTTAATGTAATTAATACCTCTGGACAGCCGGGTACTGCTTCTACTATTAGAATTAGAGGTTTTGGTTCTGTAAACGGTAACCGTGATCCATTATATGTTGTAGATGGAGTTCCTTTTACGGGAAGTATTAACTCTATTAACCCAGCGGATATTAAAAGTACTACTGTTTTAAAAGATGCTACCGCTACTGCAATTTATGGTTCTCGTGGATCAAATGGGGTTATTTTGCTTACTACTAAAACAGGAACCTCTGGTGAGGATTATGTTGAGGTAGATGTGAAGACTGGTGTAAATGACCAGGTGATTCCAAGATATGATGTAATTAGCTCTCCAGAAACCTATATTGGTCTTGTTTGGGAAGGTATTTACAATCGTGGAGTAATTACTGGAGACGCAAATGGCAATCCTGTACAATATGCTAACCAGAGATTGTTTACTGATAACTATGTGCCGGCTGGATATAACCTTTGGAATGTAGATTCTGCTTCTGAATTAATTAATCCTGATACTCGTATGGTTAGAGATGGCGTAACTAGAAAATATACTCCAGAGAGATATGAGGATGCCACTTTTGACGCGGCTATTAGAACTGAAGCTAACGTTCGCTTTGGGGGTGGAAACGAAAAAACTTCTTATTTCGCTTCTGCAGGTTACCTTAATGATAATGGTTATGCTGTTAACACGGGGTATGACAGATATACTACTCGTTTAAACGTAAAGTCTCAGGTTAAGGAATGGTTGAATGTTGCAGCCAATATTGGTTATGCTTATTCAGAGCGTATGGCAAATGGCCAGACTGAAGGATCTGAAAACGTTTTTGAATTCGCTGATAAAACAGCTCCTATTTTTGGAGTATTTTTAAGAGATGATGAAGGGCAATTGGTGCCAGACCCTGTTTTTGGAGGAAACCAATATGATTATGGTAGTTTCTCAGGATTTAGAACAAGACCTCAATCTGACGGATTGAATCCTGTTGGTTCTGCTTTGTATGACTATGTTAATACAGATAGACACGAGTTGAACGGTAGCTTTGCTCTAGATTTTACAATTACCGACCATCTTACTTTTGAGACCAAATTTGGTGCTCAATATGCGATGAATAGATATACCAGTGCCGATAATCCATTCTACGGACCTGCACAAGGAGACGGAGGTACATTATTTAAGGCCGACACTGAAACTTTAACCACTAACTTTTTACAGTTATTGCGTTATGAAAATCAATTCGGAGACCATAGTGTTGATGCTTTAATTGCACACGAATCAAATGATTTTGATCTGAATTATAATACAGCATTTAAAACAAAAGCTGTAGCTGCAGATATTTACGAATTAAATAATTATGTTGTTGCTGCTAGCCCTGCTACAGGATATAATGAAGGGAGATCTATCGAGTCTTATTTCGGTCAGGTAAACTATAACTATTTAGATACTTACTACCTTACTGGATCTGTTCGTCGTGATGGGTCTTCTCGTTTCGTGAACGAAAAATGGGGTACTTTTGGATCTGTTGGTGCTGCCTGGGTAGCTTCTAACGAAGATTTCCTTGCTAATAGTGATTTATTCTCTTTTCTTAAGTTTAAAGCTTCTTATGGTATTACCGGTGATGAGGCTGGGGTAGGTTACTATTCTGGTTACGATACTTTTAGTATTAACAACCTTAACGATGAGATCTCTCTTTCTACTTTAGGTAACGGAAACCCAGATCTTACCTGGGAAACCTCTAAAATGTTCCAGGTAGGTACAGAATTTGGTTTAGGTAGATGGTTAGATGGTGCAATAGATTATTACATCAAAAATACAGAAGATCAGATCTTTTCTCGTAGAGTAGGACCATCTCAAGGTATTGCTATTATTACCGTAAACGATGGGGATTTAAGAAACGCAGGTTTAGAATTTAACCTGACAGGTCATTTAGTTCAAACTAAAGATTTCAATTTAGATCTTAGTGTAAATGGTGAAGTTCTTGAGAATGAGATTACAAAAATGCCTTTAGATCCTTCTACGGGTGAAGAAAGAATTTTGGACGTATCAAACGCTCCTTTCGCATATTCTGAAGGTAGATCTATTTTTGATATTTATACTAGAGAATATGCAGGTGTAGATCCTGCAAATGGAGCACCGCTTTGGTACCAGTATTTTAATGATGCTAACTCTAACGGAACTCTAGATGCCGGTGAAGATGCTATTCAAAGTATGGCAATTTACATGGATGGCAATCCAGATGCTAATGTAGAAAGACAAGTTACTGATACTTATGCTAATGCTACAGAAAAGTATATTGGAAAATCTGCAATTCCAGACGTAAGAGGTGGTATGAGATTAAGTGGTAACTGGAAAAATTTCAATTTCGGTGCCCAGTTAGTGTATAGCCTTGGTGGTCATGCTGTAGATTTTCAGTATGCAGAATTAATGAGTGATCGTTTTGGAGCAGTTGGAAACAACTACCATTCAGATATCTTAAACAGATGGCAAAACCCTGGAGACATCACAAATGTTCCAGCTTTAACAGATAATGCTTTTGTTAATGGAACTTCAACTTCTTCGCGTTTTGTGACAAGTACAGATTACCTTGCTCTTAACAATGTAAGATTGGGTTATACTATTCCAGAGGAAATGTTTGGAAATACAGGAATTAACTATGTAAACCTTTATGTTTCTGGAGATAACCTTTATGTAAATACTGCTAGAGATGGTTTCCTTCCTAATACCGCAGAAAACGGTAACTCAGGACGTCGTTTGTATGCTCCTTTAACCACGGTTACTGCTGGTGTAAGAGTTAAATTTTAA
- a CDS encoding RagB/SusD family nutrient uptake outer membrane protein, with amino-acid sequence MKNLFKLTLLSSALLMVVGCSEDYLEKEPSEFLTQEQVTEAAENNADVLAGTLAGIYSLQFQSESGGTTNHDDFGQKGYDIYGDMLSGDLALSVSSFGWYRADITEFQAPLDFTSTRNYMPWRYYYRIIRSANLVIDALGGADAVPEVEENKYILGQTKAIRAHSYFYLAQYYQNSYDPNQEILPLYLLPEDENGPKVTAREIYDVIEADLNSAITLLDGFGRAAKNEINQDVAKGILAYALAAQGDRWQEVKDLTDDVKGNYPIMTAEEVARADRTDDGVDNPTGGGFNDVSTAGWMWGVDLTTDSGVGLVSWWGQMDYFSYSYAGYGDYKAIDSGLYAQIPEGDVRRNQFLNNPASSNHLQPWGKFYDPARVPRGPSQVITLDLVYMRVAEMYLLNAEAAANLGMDAEARMALSTLLDERVDDTSYLDGLSGQDLIDEIYLQTRIELWGEGKSYLAMKRNKATVVRGDNHLSFVGDPIPYDAEELTFEIPEAEILYNPAISTQND; translated from the coding sequence ATGAAAAACTTATTTAAATTAACATTGCTGTCATCCGCACTACTCATGGTAGTGGGATGTAGCGAGGACTACCTGGAGAAGGAGCCCTCAGAATTTTTAACCCAGGAGCAGGTGACTGAAGCTGCCGAAAATAACGCCGATGTACTTGCAGGTACTTTAGCCGGTATTTACTCTTTACAGTTTCAATCTGAATCTGGAGGTACAACTAACCATGATGATTTTGGTCAAAAAGGTTACGATATTTACGGAGATATGCTGTCTGGAGATTTGGCGCTTTCTGTAAGTTCATTTGGTTGGTATAGAGCTGATATTACTGAATTCCAGGCTCCTTTAGATTTTACATCAACTAGAAACTATATGCCTTGGAGATACTATTACAGAATTATCCGTTCGGCTAATTTGGTGATTGATGCTTTAGGAGGTGCTGATGCTGTGCCGGAAGTAGAGGAGAATAAGTATATACTTGGGCAAACTAAAGCAATAAGAGCACATTCTTATTTCTACCTTGCACAGTACTATCAGAATTCTTACGATCCTAATCAGGAGATCTTACCACTTTACTTATTACCGGAAGATGAAAACGGTCCTAAAGTAACGGCTAGAGAAATTTACGATGTGATTGAAGCAGACCTAAATTCTGCAATTACTCTGCTAGATGGTTTTGGTAGAGCTGCTAAAAATGAGATCAACCAGGATGTAGCTAAAGGTATTTTAGCTTATGCATTAGCTGCTCAGGGAGACAGATGGCAGGAAGTTAAAGACTTAACGGATGATGTTAAGGGTAATTATCCAATTATGACCGCTGAAGAAGTTGCTAGAGCTGACAGAACTGATGATGGTGTAGATAACCCAACCGGTGGAGGTTTTAACGATGTTAGTACTGCAGGATGGATGTGGGGTGTAGACCTTACTACAGATTCTGGTGTTGGACTTGTATCATGGTGGGGACAAATGGATTATTTCTCTTACAGCTATGCTGGTTATGGAGATTACAAAGCTATAGATTCAGGTTTATATGCTCAAATCCCTGAAGGTGATGTGAGAAGAAACCAATTCTTAAATAATCCTGCATCTTCTAACCACTTGCAGCCTTGGGGTAAATTCTATGATCCTGCACGTGTGCCAAGAGGACCATCTCAGGTTATTACCTTAGATTTAGTGTATATGAGAGTAGCTGAAATGTACTTGTTGAATGCTGAAGCTGCAGCAAACCTTGGTATGGATGCTGAAGCAAGAATGGCATTGTCAACTCTTTTAGATGAAAGAGTAGATGATACTAGTTACCTTGACGGCCTTTCAGGACAGGATCTTATTGATGAAATCTATCTTCAAACTCGAATTGAGCTATGGGGAGAAGGTAAATCTTACTTAGCGATGAAGAGAAATAAGGCTACTGTAGTTAGAGGTGATAACCACCTTTCTTTTGTAGGGGATCCAATTCCTTACGATGCAGAGGAATTGACTTTCGAGATTCCAGAGGCTGAAATTCTTTACAATCCTGCGATTAGTACCCAAAACGACTAG
- a CDS encoding aryl-sulfate sulfotransferase → MKKFILILLVAIISGCTADTEPFVDTKDDEEVAEDDGSENEVDNPDVDNNDGGEESGESENESDIYAGDIVTYVSEKTQDGYVLVNDASNNRVYLMDKTDAKILYEWDLPSGIGNDAELLDNGNLLVALTDSDPAYTFGGYGGRMAMVAPSGDLLWDYEYSDELNLAHHDLEILPNGNVLVLAWEKKEGNELNENGYYGEDDVIYIEKVFEIDRRTNQIVWEWSSWDHLVQDVNSDSKNFGVVKENTDKININYMDQYKEGSYNGDIMHANALEYDKENDLIYISVNFFSEVWVIDHSTTTAQAKTGAGGNFNKGGDILFRFGNPEAYNDFSNPRLFFHNHNPTLVPGTNRILVYSNGLPVVDPHSTVYELILPEINELGTKANFNPEIYWSFADPDLFSAKVSGAHRLPNGNTLITEGTYGYWEVTPQKEVVWKFEGDGFFWRGYHYDLNSFATDNLNL, encoded by the coding sequence ATGAAGAAATTTATTTTGATACTGTTGGTTGCGATTATCTCAGGTTGTACTGCCGATACGGAACCTTTTGTGGATACGAAGGATGATGAAGAAGTGGCGGAAGATGATGGGTCTGAAAATGAAGTGGATAATCCTGATGTAGATAATAATGATGGAGGAGAGGAATCCGGTGAAAGCGAAAATGAATCTGATATATATGCTGGAGATATTGTTACCTATGTTTCGGAAAAGACACAGGATGGTTACGTCTTAGTTAATGACGCCTCTAATAACAGAGTTTATCTAATGGATAAAACAGATGCTAAAATTCTTTATGAGTGGGATTTACCCTCCGGTATCGGTAATGATGCAGAACTTTTAGACAATGGTAATTTATTGGTCGCATTAACAGATAGTGATCCTGCTTATACCTTTGGAGGTTATGGAGGCAGAATGGCTATGGTTGCTCCATCTGGTGATTTGCTATGGGACTATGAATATTCCGATGAATTAAATCTTGCACATCACGATTTGGAAATTCTTCCAAATGGTAATGTTTTAGTTTTAGCATGGGAAAAGAAAGAGGGTAACGAGTTAAATGAAAATGGATATTATGGTGAAGATGATGTTATTTATATCGAAAAAGTTTTTGAAATAGATCGTAGAACTAACCAAATTGTCTGGGAATGGAGTTCCTGGGATCATTTGGTTCAGGATGTAAATTCAGATAGTAAGAACTTTGGTGTGGTTAAAGAAAATACAGATAAGATTAATATCAATTATATGGACCAGTATAAGGAAGGATCCTATAATGGCGATATTATGCATGCTAATGCGCTGGAGTATGATAAAGAAAATGATCTAATTTACATAAGTGTAAACTTTTTCAGTGAAGTTTGGGTAATCGACCATAGTACAACTACAGCTCAGGCTAAGACTGGAGCAGGGGGTAATTTCAATAAAGGAGGAGATATTTTATTTAGATTTGGTAATCCTGAAGCCTATAATGATTTTTCAAATCCGCGTTTATTTTTTCACAATCATAATCCTACGCTTGTTCCAGGAACCAATCGCATTCTTGTATATTCAAATGGTTTGCCTGTAGTGGATCCTCATTCAACAGTTTATGAATTAATACTTCCCGAGATAAATGAGTTAGGTACTAAGGCAAATTTTAACCCCGAAATTTACTGGAGTTTTGCTGATCCAGATTTATTTTCAGCAAAAGTTTCGGGAGCCCATAGGTTGCCAAATGGAAATACTTTAATTACTGAAGGTACATATGGTTACTGGGAGGTTACTCCGCAAAAGGAGGTGGTATGGAAGTTTGAAGGAGATGGCTTTTTTTGGCGAGGCTATCATTACGATCTTAATAGCTTTGCTACAGATAACTTAAATTTATAA
- a CDS encoding putative porin, with product MKFYTLLLFFLIPLIGISQTRLSGSPGGENAEDASKEEDTIKPPISAYKIISVANDTTFVDTTLTIEKDYKFNYRRKDNFELLPFSNTGQTYNRLGMEFDAQKLYPEFGAQARHYNFLDVEDINYYHVPTPFTEAYFKTVPEQGQQLDVLFTMNTSERLNFSVAYKGVRALGRYQNILTSTGIFRFGLTYKTLDRKYHLRTHFVSHDLLNQENGGFSDLARQQYIDKEEEFEDRSLLEMKFENAESTLYGKRFYLDHYYQVAAPDSLSSNALKVGHIFNHDYKKFDFIQTNAANDIFGPSFQRANLRDRVRLTEFYNEGYVEWSNKTLGEVKAKAAVKNFEYGYKTFYIRENDTINNKLTGVNYSVGGEYRKRIGGFDVQADAMLNLAGDFTGSYFAAEAGYSLDKENRLQFGFNQNSHMPNYNFLLYQSNYINYNWQNDFDNVNTQSIYGELRSKKLLNIEGRLTQIQNYTYFTENEDTLVKPFQAGDQVRYLKLKASKKFDFGVFAIDNTLMYQNVLDGASVLNLPEFVTRNTIYYKDEWFDKALYLQTGFTFKYFTKYNMNAYDPVLAEFYVQNSAELGNYPVVDFFFNGKVDQTRIFFKLEHLNSLIDKNNNFVAPDYPYTDFLVRFGVVWNFFL from the coding sequence ATGAAATTTTACACACTACTGCTTTTTTTTCTAATTCCTTTAATAGGTATTTCGCAAACTAGACTTTCTGGTTCCCCGGGAGGTGAAAATGCTGAAGATGCAAGTAAGGAAGAAGACACTATCAAACCCCCAATTTCAGCTTATAAAATTATTTCAGTAGCTAACGACACTACTTTTGTTGACACTACGCTTACCATAGAAAAAGATTATAAATTTAATTATCGCCGTAAAGATAATTTTGAATTATTGCCTTTTTCTAATACCGGACAAACTTATAATCGTCTCGGGATGGAGTTTGATGCACAAAAACTATATCCTGAATTTGGTGCGCAGGCAAGACATTATAATTTTCTTGATGTAGAAGACATTAATTATTATCACGTTCCTACCCCGTTCACAGAAGCTTATTTTAAAACGGTACCGGAACAGGGCCAGCAGTTAGATGTATTGTTTACAATGAATACCTCTGAAAGATTAAATTTTTCTGTGGCTTATAAAGGAGTTCGCGCCCTGGGGAGATATCAGAATATTCTTACCAGTACCGGCATTTTTAGATTCGGACTTACTTATAAAACTTTAGATAGAAAATATCATTTAAGAACACATTTTGTTTCGCACGATTTACTCAATCAGGAAAATGGTGGTTTTTCAGATTTAGCACGTCAGCAATATATTGATAAAGAAGAGGAATTTGAAGATCGCTCCCTGCTAGAAATGAAATTTGAAAATGCTGAAAGCACTCTGTATGGGAAACGTTTCTATCTTGACCATTATTACCAGGTGGCCGCGCCAGATTCTTTATCCTCAAATGCACTAAAAGTTGGGCATATCTTCAACCACGATTATAAAAAGTTTGATTTTATTCAAACCAACGCGGCAAACGATATTTTTGGTCCTTCCTTTCAGCGAGCAAATTTAAGAGATCGTGTGCGTTTAACTGAGTTTTATAATGAAGGTTATGTAGAATGGTCTAATAAAACACTGGGAGAAGTAAAGGCCAAAGCCGCGGTTAAAAATTTTGAATATGGTTACAAGACATTTTATATCAGGGAAAACGATACCATTAATAATAAACTTACCGGTGTAAATTATTCGGTTGGCGGAGAGTATAGAAAGAGAATAGGCGGATTTGATGTGCAGGCAGATGCTATGCTTAATCTTGCTGGAGATTTTACCGGCAGCTATTTTGCAGCAGAAGCAGGTTATAGCCTGGATAAAGAGAACAGGTTACAATTTGGTTTTAACCAAAACAGCCATATGCCCAATTACAATTTCCTGCTCTATCAAAGCAATTATATTAACTATAATTGGCAGAACGATTTTGATAATGTGAATACGCAAAGTATTTATGGTGAATTGCGGTCTAAAAAATTACTTAATATAGAAGGTAGATTAACGCAAATTCAGAATTACACTTATTTCACCGAAAATGAAGATACTTTGGTGAAGCCGTTTCAGGCTGGAGACCAGGTTAGGTACTTAAAATTAAAAGCCAGTAAAAAGTTTGATTTTGGTGTTTTCGCTATAGATAATACATTAATGTATCAAAATGTACTGGATGGCGCTTCGGTATTAAATCTGCCCGAATTTGTAACCCGTAACACCATATATTATAAAGATGAATGGTTTGATAAGGCGCTTTACCTGCAAACCGGGTTTACATTTAAATATTTTACCAAATATAATATGAATGCCTACGATCCGGTCTTAGCCGAATTTTACGTGCAGAACTCAGCTGAATTAGGGAATTATCCTGTAGTTGATTTCTTTTTTAATGGGAAAGTAGATCAAACCCGAATCTTTTTTAAGCTAGAACATTTAAATTCTCTAATAGACAAGAATAATAACTTCGTTGCTCCCGACTATCCTTATACCGACTTTTTGGTGCGTTTTGGTGTGGTTTGGAACTTTTTTCTCTAA
- the pta gene encoding phosphate acetyltransferase yields the protein MNKGIYIATLESHSGKSMISLGLMRTLLGKMVKVGYFRPIINDVVEGERDNHIDTVLSYFDLKIPYEDTYAFTRSEVIQKRNEGKSGEIMDTVISKYKKLEEEFDFILVEGSDFSGEGSVFEFDVNVVIAKNLGIPVIIVVSGQFKNWEELLGNQQMAYRAFKDKEVQVMAMVSNKIQQDNLEPAKKNMRGFLPEDVGVFAIPLIDTLNNPTLKEIVKVLDGKVLFGHDFLDNQTGNFGVGAMQLRNYLTTLKNESLVITPGDRADIILGALQANISSNYPRISGIILTGGLTPEESILKLIEGLSDIVPMISVQEGTFAVTNKVGAIKSNIYADSIQKIQTTISIFERYVSFDPLVEKLINYKPQGITPRMFQYSLVKRARQSKKHIVLPEGTDERILTAAKRLIDMDLVELTLLGDVDAIHKTVAKIALDLDFSKVNIIDPINSPNFQDYAETFYELRKHKGVNMDMAKDRMSDVSYYGTMMIHKGHADGMVSGAAHTTQHTILPALQFIKTKPNVSVVSSVFFMCLEDRVSVFGDCAINPNPTAEELSEITISSAESASSFGIEPKIAMLSYSSGSSGKGADVDRVREATEIVRKRRPDLKIEGPIQYDAAVDISIGKSKLPESEVAGQANVLIFPDLNTGNNTYKAVQRETGALAIGPMLQGLNKPVNDLSRGCTVADIYNTVILTAIQAQGI from the coding sequence ATGAATAAAGGAATTTATATCGCCACGCTGGAATCCCACAGTGGTAAATCTATGATCTCACTGGGACTAATGAGAACCCTACTTGGTAAGATGGTAAAAGTAGGATACTTTAGGCCTATTATTAATGATGTTGTAGAAGGCGAACGAGACAACCATATAGATACTGTTTTAAGTTATTTCGATTTAAAAATTCCATACGAAGATACTTATGCGTTTACCCGAAGTGAAGTGATTCAGAAAAGGAATGAGGGAAAATCTGGTGAGATCATGGATACCGTTATCAGCAAGTATAAAAAGCTGGAAGAAGAATTCGATTTTATACTTGTAGAAGGAAGTGATTTTTCTGGAGAGGGGAGTGTTTTTGAATTTGATGTTAATGTAGTAATTGCCAAAAACCTTGGTATTCCTGTTATAATAGTTGTTAGTGGGCAGTTTAAAAACTGGGAAGAACTTTTAGGCAATCAACAAATGGCTTATCGAGCTTTTAAAGATAAAGAAGTGCAGGTAATGGCCATGGTAAGTAATAAAATTCAGCAAGATAACCTGGAGCCGGCTAAAAAAAATATGCGAGGCTTTCTACCCGAAGATGTTGGTGTATTTGCAATCCCTTTAATAGATACACTTAATAATCCTACCTTAAAAGAGATCGTAAAAGTATTAGATGGGAAGGTTTTATTTGGCCACGATTTTCTTGATAATCAAACAGGGAATTTTGGGGTTGGAGCTATGCAGTTACGCAATTATCTAACCACCTTAAAAAATGAAAGTCTTGTAATTACACCTGGCGATAGAGCAGATATTATTCTTGGTGCCCTTCAGGCAAATATTTCCAGTAATTACCCGAGAATCTCAGGGATAATTCTAACCGGTGGTCTAACACCCGAAGAATCAATTTTAAAATTAATTGAAGGTTTATCTGACATAGTTCCTATGATTTCAGTTCAGGAAGGAACTTTTGCCGTAACCAATAAAGTAGGTGCCATTAAGTCTAATATTTATGCAGACAGTATTCAGAAGATACAAACTACCATAAGTATTTTTGAACGTTATGTTTCTTTTGATCCTTTGGTTGAAAAGTTGATTAACTATAAGCCCCAGGGAATTACTCCAAGAATGTTTCAATACAGTCTGGTTAAACGAGCCAGACAAAGTAAAAAGCATATTGTATTGCCTGAAGGAACTGACGAGCGTATTCTTACCGCGGCCAAGCGCCTAATAGATATGGACCTGGTAGAACTCACTTTGCTGGGAGATGTGGATGCTATACATAAAACGGTTGCTAAAATTGCTTTAGATCTTGATTTTTCAAAAGTAAATATTATAGATCCTATTAATTCCCCAAATTTCCAGGATTATGCCGAAACTTTCTACGAGTTGAGAAAGCATAAAGGTGTGAATATGGATATGGCCAAGGATCGAATGAGTGATGTGTCTTATTATGGAACAATGATGATTCATAAAGGTCACGCTGACGGGATGGTGTCTGGAGCAGCACATACTACGCAACACACGATATTACCGGCACTTCAGTTTATTAAAACCAAACCAAATGTTTCAGTGGTTTCTTCAGTATTCTTTATGTGTTTAGAGGATAGAGTTTCAGTATTTGGAGACTGTGCCATCAATCCAAATCCTACAGCCGAAGAATTATCAGAAATCACTATTTCTTCAGCTGAAAGTGCTTCGTCCTTTGGTATCGAACCAAAAATTGCGATGCTATCCTATTCATCTGGATCTTCAGGGAAGGGAGCCGATGTGGATAGAGTAAGAGAAGCTACTGAAATTGTTCGGAAAAGAAGACCAGATCTAAAAATAGAAGGGCCCATTCAATATGATGCTGCAGTAGATATTAGCATTGGTAAAAGTAAACTACCAGAATCTGAAGTTGCAGGACAGGCAAATGTTTTAATTTTCCCCGATTTAAATACAGGAAACAACACTTATAAAGCGGTGCAAAGAGAAACTGGAGCACTTGCCATTGGGCCTATGCTTCAAGGCTTGAATAAGCCGGTAAACGATTTAAGCCGCGGATGTACCGTTGCCGACATATATAATACAGTTATTTTAACCGCCATTCAGGCACAAGGAATATAA